Proteins encoded by one window of Archaeoglobus veneficus SNP6:
- a CDS encoding energy-coupling factor ABC transporter substrate-binding protein: MFLLFTVLLTSPALADEWSGADDKAEEAITEINPNYEPWFSPLWEPPSGEIESLLFSLQAAIGAGIIGYFLGYNRGKAHARD; this comes from the coding sequence GTGTTCCTGTTATTTACAGTCCTTCTTACATCTCCAGCTCTCGCAGATGAGTGGAGTGGTGCAGACGATAAGGCAGAAGAGGCAATAACCGAGATAAATCCGAATTACGAGCCGTGGTTCTCTCCCCTGTGGGAACCACCAAGCGGTGAAATTGAAAGCCTGCTCTTCAGCCTCCAGGCAGCGATAGGGGCTGGCATAATCGGGTATTTCCTCGGCTACAATAGAGGAAAAGCTCATGCACGGGATTGA